In Populus trichocarpa isolate Nisqually-1 chromosome 12, P.trichocarpa_v4.1, whole genome shotgun sequence, a genomic segment contains:
- the LOC7485197 gene encoding uncharacterized protein LOC7485197: MSPSNSNIAISNGGGSGDSNSSTGKNYIEHQVSKRDTLAGVAIKYGVEVADVKRLNGLSTDLQMFALKTLLIPLPGRHPPSPILSNGSASPGGNDVDMTPPWPRHSNVLETLESLSLKSPQQKVSPAMSTLQNFYGLKSSKRKDSAEGMEMAVYRRGSLDYLNEGLLHRATPVSGPSYSNHRSINLADDFLSENGLAAEYNPLSEAREGEGEKSNEKFVRRRQKADADPRSGTTEKLLKEENNGGSRAFSPVTGKGLSMRPKSASRTSLGAESEPGWLNAMPVGLGDSIIADVSDGVRKSSSTPSLQDQENSYSSSVWPTSKWSLKPDLQALSTAAISIPIFDGLPKPISGRRSKAALD, encoded by the exons ATGTCTCCTTCAAATAGTAATATTGCTATTAGTAACGGAGGAGGAAGCGGTGACAGTAATAGCAGCACTGGTAAGAATTACATAGAACATCAAGTTTCTAAGAGGGACACTCTTGCTGGTGTTGCCATCAAATATGGTGTTGAG GTGGCCGACGTCAAAAGGTTAAATGGGTTATCTACAGATCTTCAAATGTTTGCTTTGAAGACTTTGCTTATACCATTACCAGGAAGACATCCACCTTCTCCCATTTTGTCTAACGGTTCTGCTTCTCCAGG AGGAAATGACGTTGACATGACACCACCTTGGCCACGCCACTCGAATGTGTTGGAAACACTCGAGTCTTTAAGCCTAAAATCACCTCAACAGAAGGTTTCTCCAGCTATGAGCACTTTACAGAATTTCTACGGTCTCAAATCTTCAAAACGCAAGGATTCAGCTGAAGGTATGGAGATGGCTGTTTACAGAAGAGGAAGCTTGGATTACTTAAATGAGGGGCTGCTGCATAGAGCTACACCAGTATCTGGCCCATCTTATAGCAATCACAGATCTATAAATTTGGCTGACGATTTCTTGTCTGAGAATGGTTTGGCAGCAGAATACAATCCTCTGTCAGAAGCTAGAGAAGGGGAGGGTGAGAAATCCAATGAGAAGTTTGTTAGAAGACGCCAGAAAGCTGATGCTGATCCTAGATCTGGCACAACAGAAAAGCTGTTGAAAGAAGAGAACAATGGTGGAAGTCGTGCTTTTTCACCTGTAACAGGAAAAGGTCTATCCATGAGACCAAAATCAGCAAGCAGAACATCACTGGGTGCTGAATCAGAGCCAGGATGGTTGAATGCTATGCCAGTGGGCTTGGGAGATTCGATAATTGCTGACGTGTCTGATGGAGTTCGTAAATCATCAAGCACGCCAAGCCTGCAGGACCAGGAGAACAGTTATTCCTCTTCTGTTTGGCCAACTTCAAAGTGGAGTTTGAAACCTGATTTACAGGCTCTCTCAACTGCAGCCATCAGTATACCAATATTCGATGGCCTACCAAAGCCAATATCTGGACGCAGGAGCAAAGCTGCTCTTGATTAG